gaacactgaaaattggtaaagaaagtcttgcgttatttgcaaggaacgaaaggcctcatgatgacgtatagaagatctgattaactccatatagtgggatattcagattctgattatgcgggagataatagaaaatccacgtctggatatgtgtttactctcgcagggggagctatttcatggaaaagctcaaagcaaaccgtcactacatcgtccacaatgtatgccgagtttgtagcatgttatgaggcaatggggcaggtgaactagaagttcatacccggtttgaaggtggttgacgatatcaatagaccactgaagttatactgcgataataatccagcagtacagtatgctcacaacaataggtcaagtggtgctgccaaacacattgatataaagtattatgttgtgaaggataaagtccaggatcaaatgataagtcttgagcatataagtaccgaaaagatgctcgtggatccgcttacaaaaggcttatcacccaacgtgttcagagaacatgtagccggcatgtgtttaagggaaagcctatgattcctggactataaagggcctaaaagttaaagtaactatttcagatcagagacgtgcattgtagctgttaaatctatcggcgattgaccgtgacgatgagacatgctctatgcatcatctgtgaagaaatgagtaaggataaaaggattgaagtttaaagtttaaagataaaagtaatagtgagatcaagggagagaatgttagattgatctcccaaccaataagcccaacggtctattgggccttggtcacgcgccctgatcgggggcgcccaaccctacatggttggtgggcccccgtagcactgcgctatatatagaggtgggggccggcggctcgaggtacgaggttcgCCGTAAGCCGCAAACCCctccgacaaaccctagaccgatctaagagggcgcgcagccagcgacgggaagctccactgacttcgccgtcgtcactgctacgccgtccgtctgcactgcatcaacgtacgtgcaacctctactccacccgtcgctgctcgtgtgctgcctccatcaccgaagctgagatggccagctCAACCGCGACTCCCTCCGAGTGCTCAGGTTCAACATCAGTACCCttaccctatctccctctcgatGTAGTGTTCTAAGTTTAGATATGCATGTGCTATTACGGATCAAGGGTTTCCCTCCTAGATCTACTCTAGTCGATCCACAGAAACTGACAGAACATAGTATCCATGCGGGGTTTTTGGGTGGTTTCACACGAAGACCGTAGTCATCTCCACCAGCTCAAGGTTGTTTATGCCAGTTGCGGCAATTGCCGGCCGAGCATTTGGAGGATATGGTGCCAAAGGTCCCGGGTGTACGAGCGAGAATTAAGCAATGATGTGGTCAATCATCTCTTGCTCTTGGTCACACAGGAAGCATAATTCCCTAGCCTCCAGACCATGCCTCAGCCGCCTATCTCCTGTCCAATGGCGCAGCGCAAGGCAAGCCAAAGAAATATTTTGACTCGTAAACGAGCCCAAGTTTTCATCAAGTTTATACAAATGACACCGACATATATTGTCAAATAAATGATATACATGACATATTTTATGGTTGATTCAATAAAATTATTTTGATGTTGTGTATATGTTTTGAGTATTTTTTTTCGGATCCAATGGCGACATGGGATATTATCGATAAAGATGGTGCAAGCGATGATGCCTTCATGTTGACTTGACGGCTATGTCATGTGGAACTTGTCCACCCAGGTTTAGACTCTTAACTTGACTCGTAAGTGTGGAATGTGTATGCGCGTGTATATACATAACGATAAATATGCAAGCATGTATGTATGTGAGTATCTGCGTTTTGTAGAAAAATGTGGTAGAGGGCTCGTTGAGTATCTGATCAGATAACAATAGCAGGGATTAGTGCGAAGACGGTGTATGCAGCCTGTTGAGGCTGGTCTTTGTCAATAGTTGTTTCCGTTGTTTTGTTTGTTTGCGTGTATGCAGCCTGTTGAGGCTGGTCTTTGTCAATAGTTGTTTCCGTTGTTTTGTTTGTTTGCTTGTGCTATTTTCGTTCGAAATGGCGGTCATTTTGGGTTTGAAAAGGAAACGGAGGGCTGGCGTGTGGATTTAGTTGCAACCGCGTTTCTTGGCCGAAAATGAAAACAAGACCGCACTCcactaaaaaaaaaaacaagaccgCACTCtactaaaaaaaatgaaaacaagaCCGCACAAAGGCATGCGTCACAAGGAAACCATTTCTGGAAGCAGGATATAGTTTTGTCTCTCCTTTTTGCTAAGAAAAGCAGGATAGATTTTAGTTCACATCACTGAAAAAAAAAGACTGTGTCTGGTCCTCAATCTCTCAAGACCCTGTTGCGACCACTCGAAGCTTAAATATAAGTTATTAGCTGCCATCGATGTCACGATGACTTACCTACGAAACCATCATCAGTCCCCTTCTAAATCCATCAGCACCAGATCGAGCAGCAGTCCGCAGCGAGCTACGCAGGCACCGGCGTctgttcagcagcagcagcagccgcccacCCGCAGCCACCACCCATCATGTCGTCGAAGAAGTCGATCACgatctcgtcctcgtcctccatcTTTAGCTCCGCGGGCGTCTGCCCCCCTTTCAGCTGCCTGCCGTTGTACATGAACTTGCCCGTGCCGTACGTGACGTCCGGCACGCTGTCGTAGTAGTAGTCCATCAGCACCTTTAGCTTCTGGGTAATCCAAACTGTGCGCTTCACCTCGCGCCCATCCGTGTCATGCACCTTGACCGTCACGTTCATCTTGATCACCGGCTTCcggtccacctcctcctcctccgccgccgcgtcGCCGCCGTCTGTTGCTCCCAGATCCCCGAAAAAGTCGATCTGGTCGCCGCTCTTCATCCCGAGGTCCTCCGGCGTCTGCTCCCCTTTCAGCCGCTTGCCGTCGAACACGAAGCgccccgccggcgccggcgagcaCACCATGTCGTAGTAGTAGTTCATCAGCCCTTGGAGCTTGTCTGTCCTCCGCATGGTGCGCGAGACGACGCGCCGCTGGGTGTCCTGCACCTTGAGAGTCACCAGCATGGCAGGCTTGATGACGGGATTGATGGCGACCGCGGGCGCCATGGCGGCGACCAAGCCGCGCTCTCCACCTGCAAACCTGAAGGGCTGCGCGACCGGCTCTTCCTTCCGCCATGGAGACACCATGCCTGAAACCTGATCGATGATCCTCTTTCTCGGATGTGTTCACACGACAGTCGACTGAGTGCCGTGCAGTCGCTTTCGTGAAGTAGTGTCGCCCAGGAACGTGCTTATATAGGTTTTCACTGTCCTCCCATGTACTCCTTATAGGATTAGTGGGGTAACGAAGAGACTCCGGCGGCCCGTTTGCAGCAAGTGGGAGCGATCCCATTGCACCAAGAAGATAATGCAGTCATGAATAATTGCCCACTCGCTCTACACAGTCTTGTAGTAAATCTCCAATTACGTTTGCAACGGCTCATAATGGCATGATTGCTCAAATGTAGGAGTTCACAAAAAAATGTCTCAgctaaaataaaaatattttagCTTCATGAGACAAAATTTCGCACCTTATTTAAATTAAAAGTGTTTCAAGTCAAATAGTACGTACATCGCTTCCAAAATGTAATACCTCtcctttatttttttatttcataaGTTAAGTTTCTTGAGTTTTGACAAAGTTTATAGAAAACTATATATATCGAAGTCTGCATGaaaaataaatgcactatcatgACATGTATTTTTCATGGCCGATTTAATAATATTAGTTTGATGTTGTAGATATATATTGAAGCATTTTTCTTTAAACTAGaatcatgcccgtgcgttgcacgaCACTAAAAATCGTCACGATAGTTTAAATTTGACTGTGTTATAATATTACCAAAAATACTTTGAGCGAGATATTCACAACATTACATTTGTAGCTAGATCTGTCCTTATGATTCATGCTCAATTAGAACGTAATTCAAGTTTTGACGTGATCATGTAAAATCAATACAACCTAGTTCATAGTGTAACAACTTTGTTCATCAAAACTATCTAAAGTGAACAACTTTGTTCATCAAAACTATCTAAAGTGAACCTGAGGAAATTATTTTCTACCTACGACTATGGGATCCTAAGGTGAACTTTTAGTCTGACATACTATTTGTCTGTGATGAGAAGGAAAATACAATCTGCTACGGACATACAAAATTCAGAAGGAAAACACTTGCCCTGATTATCATACTTAAGccatttttttttgatttttcaCGAAGTTGATCTATTTTGTTACGTAATAAGGAGTTTATCATTTTTTAATTttacttttatttttttcttttccataAATTATATTTCATATCATTAtaattgcttaatttgaaaatCGTGTTAGCCATGGATGCACGTTTAATGACTCTGGCCTACCATGCACGATGACACTCCTTCCGTTTGTTTTTCTAAACCGGACAGGTGGTGAAGAGTCATTATCCTATGCGTTGGGTAATTaaggtcccgttcgcttcgctaaaaaaataagccaaaacactgttccggctgaaaaaagaaactaaaaagtacagattataagagaagcgaacatggcctaaaAGTAACTAGTGAAGGTCGCGCGCCTTCGTGCGCGCCGGTGAATGAATAAACTCAGGTTTATAAAGATAGGGTTCACGAGACTGCAGAACTGCAAAAAACGCTCATTCACATAATTAGGTGCCACGTTATCTAATGAAAATAGCTAAGCGCAGTTGGTGTACACATATATTACACATAAGCGGGTACGTCGGTTACTGAATTGTACAGGAAGAGCGGTCACTTGTCGCACAATTATACATGATATCTGTTATTTGAAAAGTTGCAGGCACAGTGTAGATGCAGGGTGAATGTACATAGGAGTGGAAATTTTGCACCGTGCGCTGTCTGATTGGCTCCAAGCGTGCATGGTAGAAAGCTTTTTTTTTTGCTCCTATTGGCATCTGAGGTGCGCTTAGATTAGTATAATTGATGGTCAACATGTTTGCATGAGTGAAGGTTAACTTTGTTAAGAACCAAGTGGGTTTACCTGACTTGATGAAGTTGTGGGAGGCATTGGTTTCAGATATATGTGTTCGATGACTGTGCTGAACTTGTTGGCGGCGTGGTTTGATCTTGGAGGCTTCCAGGTTTTTCTGCCCAACTCCAACGGCTTGGTTTTGCGTTTGGGGACTCAGTGTTCATATACGTGCAAAGATACTGAACCGGCATATGGAATGATGTAGAATTCTAATTTTGAATAATACGTGGATGTCCTGGAAATTTGAAAAGGTTTATAGACGGTACCTTGGATTCCATGAATTCGTCGAATAGTTGAGTAATGCTGGATCGATGATCTTGTAGGACAACAATAAGCTGATTCATGGCATCTTGCAAATCACTGCTGTTCTGAACATAGTTGGCTGCAATGCTGAGTTCATTCTGTAAGTATATGAAGTTTTCATATACTTTTTCAGTGTGCGCTGTGATATTGTTGACACAAGTCTGGAGCAAAATGCTAtacacattttcatcatcattagAGCACTATTAGATTGAATTTGGAATCCGCACAATTGCTCTCAACACAAATCGAAGTTTGAATTTAACCAAGTAGCAAACTCACTGAAATGGGGaaacaaatttaggaaaatgtgGCATCTTAGCTGAGAAGATGAGTCAGCAAAATCATTGAAAAAGGAGAGACACATGACCAAACTAAGGTGAGCCTAGGAGGTGAGAAAAAGAGGGACATAGAGTGGCGGCGATGTGCAGCTGAAATGCAGAGGTCAACACCATGTCATAGATTTTCAAGATGGAGGTCAAATCTATAGATTTTTAAAAAGATGTAAGCAGCACTGGAGGAAGGGGGCAAGTAACTTTACATGAAAAGTAGTTCTAACAATAGCAACTAACATTGTCAGTGTCGGAAAATACTGCACACGCATACTGCTATGACTAACATTACAAATAGAGAGAAATCGTATCAAAGGAAGGCAGCCTGAATTGACAACCTGTTCTTTGGCATGGAGATCCAAAAAGGCAAATCTGCATACAAAGGTATTGCCTACTGACCAACCTATGTTTTAGTTTGATGCTATCTAATTAGGGGGGGGGGGTCTAATAGAAAAATAGTTCAGTGCAACAGAACTAATTCTATATGCAAGAAATGTATAAAATTCACAGGAATTTCTGTATAACGTATAGGTAAACTAAACTGGAAATGGGGAAAAAATGAAGAAGCATTTCAGAGTTAAGCTGTTCACCTGTCCATCCTTTCACCTTTTGCTTGCTATCTGATTGAATGCACCTAAACACAATAGAGGGGCAGTCGATAGAGTTTATGATATGTACGCACAACAATAATAACAGAGAAGCATCGAAAGAGAAAATGCGATAATGGGATACCTGGCATATATAGAGTAGTTGGCCTTAAGGCCAAAAAAAGATCGAGATGGTAAATGAATAACCAACTTGAATCTAGGAACATAAATTTTGCAGAACAAACTATGAGATAGCTGACAGTTGGATGAGTAAACGGAAGTTACACTCTGAGATAACTTGAACAAACTATGTCAGTTTTTTAACCTGATAGCAGTACTTGTATTTCTGGTTAGAAAATGATCAACCTAATTTTGATAGCTAATAAGCGGACCCTGGCAAATTTGcaatattattttttaaaaaaattcacaaaGTAGTCCAAGAACATTCTATTCTGATAACATAAGGTAACTCAGATCAATATAAGGAATTGAAACATAACTTTTTTTAAGAACCAGGAAAAATAGCAGGGGAAGCCCCCACTGTTAAATCAAATAAGAATGAATTTTCTGAACTTAGTAGGTACACTATGGATTGAAAAGGATCATTCCTTACTACAAATGAGGCATCAGGCAGGTTGCCAACCTGTAAATTAGTTGCCTTGTGGCTGATGTTCGTCACGCAGTTTTCTCCACGCACACCTTCCAGTGCGCATTGTTTTCATCCAACATCATATTTTAAAGGGAGGAAGGTCAGTCTGAAATGAAAAAAAGGGAAAAGTAGCAGGCTATCAGAAACATTGATTTCAAAAAGGCTCTGAACCAATTAATCGCAGGAActgtcatatcatcatgtatTACAATGGGAGTACATGAAGAAAGGAAATGGATTATCTTACTTCTGTAGCGTATGGTCTACGAAGGACATGAGAAGCCTCGATTATGTGAGGAAACAACTGAAGTGTTCCATTTCTTTCCTCGAGCAGAACCACACGCCACGTCACTGCCTGTTGAAGAGACCATCTGACCAGCCCTACTTATTCAAGAGCTCAGTTGATCGGTCCaggttattatttttctatgtgTGCTTCATTTATATAGCTCAGATATATTCGGTAGGAACGGGAAAAATAAACCATCAAGATAAAGGGCAAGCCATTTGTCTAGAGCACACAGCCTATTCAAATTACTACCCCTCCAAAAAAAAGCAAGTAACATTCATAATGGATCCATATGAGTTGGATAACTATTGCTGGGTTCCCATTGTGCCCTGGCCTATAATACATTGCAAGTAACATAGGTGCCTTGTACTCCATGTGTAAATTAAAATAGAAAATGTCAGAGGAGGGCAATTTACTATATCAAACAATATGGATCACAGTTAACTGACCACAAAGTGACCATAATTACTATTTGAATTTTAAGGGAAAAAAGGGATGAGCAAGGAAAGAAATGTTTTGAACTGTAACGTCTGAGATGGTGTGAGTATTTTTTGCTGCCTAATCAGGTGTACAGGTCCTTATATAGATATGGATAAATAAAAAGGATCTACGACTTACCAAAAGATTAGCAGAGTCGATGGTGTCGTGAATGAGTTCAACGGTTAGGTTTTCTGTAGTATGATGTGAGCCAACTGTTAGAGGAAGTGGAGGTGTCGGGGCATGATAttggcccgttcgcttcgctgaaaaataagtcgaaacactgttccggttgatttgttgtgagaggaaaacactgttccggctgaaaaaacaagctgaaaaagtacggattataagagaagcgaacagggctcgAACACCAAAAAATTTCATCATTTCGCCGATTGTCACATGACAGTGTGACATCAGTTTATGAGACATCAGAGAACAACAATAGGATGCATGTAGCACTGGAATTTACAGTGAATTTGAAGTACGCAGCAGCATAGATGCATGAATTTTTTTAAGGTAAATGTGCGGCatatgaagggcaggcctggtgcaagcggtaaagtcttaccgcctgtgaccggaaggtcccgggttcgagtcgcggtctcctcgcattgcacaggcgagggtaaggcttgccacttacactcttctccagaccccgcacagagcgggagctctctgcactgggtacgtcctttaAATGTGCGCCATCTTAATAGCATGTCATTATATACTTATAGCCCACATTAGCAAATGCAAATCTGGTAAAAGATATCCTGGAAAGCTGTGACATGAGAGGGTGACATCATTATATGAAGCATCGGGGAGAATAAAAATA
Above is a genomic segment from Miscanthus floridulus cultivar M001 chromosome 3, ASM1932011v1, whole genome shotgun sequence containing:
- the LOC136547084 gene encoding uncharacterized protein; translated protein: MVSPWRKEEPVAQPFRFAGGERGLVAAMAPAVAINPVIKPAMLVTLKVQDTQRRVVSRTMRRTDKLQGLMNYYYDMVCSPAPAGRFVFDGKRLKGEQTPEDLGMKSGDQIDFFGDLGATDGGDAAAEEEEVDRKPVIKMNVTVKVHDTDGREVKRTVWITQKLKVLMDYYYDSVPDVTYGTGKFMYNGRQLKGGQTPAELKMEDEDEIVIDFFDDMMGGGCGWAAAAAAEQTPVPA